The sequence AAGATTTGTGAAGTAGGAGAATCTGTGACATATACAGTATTAGAGTATAGGTTTATTGCAACATCAGTAGGGCCCTTGCCTGTTGGTATAGTGTTTGAGACTGTGTTTGTGTTTGTATTAATAACAGAGACTGTTCCCGAACCAGAATTTGTGACATACAAAGTATTGGTGGACGGGTTTACAGATACAGCGGTAGGACGTAGTTGTACCTGTATCGTATCTATGACTGAATTTGTTTTGCCATCAATTACAGAGACAGTTCTGTCACCCATATTTGTCACATAGATGTAACCTGTAACAGGGTTTAATCCAAGACCATTTGGTTGTGTTCCTACTGTTATGTTAGATGTAATTGTAAATGTTCTTTCATCTATTACAGTTACAGCATGCGAGCTAAGCCTTGAAACATAGACTAGTCCAGAATCTGGATTGACCACAATTCCTGTTGGACTGTCATTCACAGTAATTTGTTTGATTACAGTATTTGTATTTCCATCAATTACAGAGACAGAATCATTTCCAAAGTTTGTTACAAAAATCCTGTTTGTGTTTGGGTCAATTGATATGGCCCACGGATTTGCTCCAACATTAATTTGTGACACATCAAATGCAAAGGCTGGCCAGGTTCCAAACATGAAAAGAGCAACTATTACTAGATGTGTGGTTTTCACTTTACCCAGTTTGAATAGATACAATATAAAAATAATGATTGTGTCCTTTAATGAATTCAATTAATCATGGAAAAGTTAGATGAATTTCATAGTTTATACCAGCAACATGGTATTATTTTCAAATACCAATTTTACAGGCCAATCCAACCAAGCCCTAGGAGTTTTAGTACAGTACATCTCATACATTGATCATAGTTAAAAACAAGTACACATACTATGACAGACATGAAGTTCACAGCATCTAGAAAAGCGATAGCAAAGATAGAAAAAAAGAAGATTCGACAAGACCTCGAACAGATGATATCTCGCATAGAAAAGACTTCAACAAACAAAGAGGGAGCTGGAAGGCATGTTTCAAACCTTATTCGTGTTGTAGCATCCCTTGAGAATACACTGACAAAAAAGAACAGAATGTCTGTGATTGAGAGCATATTTTCCGATGCTAAAAAGGCTGAATTGCCACACCAGTGGGAAAGAAAAGAAGGATACGAATGCGACAAACAAGGTAACTGCTCAATTGTAAATCCAGACAAGATATGCTACAGAGACACATGGGTTCCAGGCGTATGTATGAGCGGCTAGCACCGTCTCTTTTTTCTTTTATACCAACATTTCAAAACATATCAACAAATACAATATAACAAAAAGAGGACATTCAGAACAAGGATTTGTGAATATTGGCTTTGATTTTACCTCTTAGTTCATCTGTAATATCCTCTTGTTTCATGCCATGATCTCTTGTTGCGTGTATTGCACATTGAGACAATATTTCATCCTCTGTTTTTCCTTTTGCTACAAAATTGCATTCAAACCCAACATCTTTGCATTTGAATTTTAGCATAATTCTCCTTGGTTTTAATCATTATAAGTTTTGAGATAGTCAAATTATTATTTTATGTCAAAAGAAAAGGGTCAGATTTTATCATAGTAAAATATGATTACATGGTAAATCAGATTGTTTGACTTGGAAATTCCCAGGATTAAGGAGTTAGCCACCAATCAAAGTGGCATTAATGTTTTAAATTGAATTTGATTCAAGATCGAAAAGGAACAAAAAATGCAATACAAATGGGTTGCGCTATCCAACACTACGATTAGCATTTTGATGGCATCACTTGACACCAACATCCTGTTGATAGGACTGCCAACTGTAGTCTCTGATCTACACTCCTCGCTTATTGAGACAATGTGGATAGTGCTTTCCTATGGTCTTGTAACAACATGTGTGCTTCTAAGCTTTGGCAGGCTTGCAGACATGTTTGGCCGTGTGAAACTCTACAATATGGGACTTGTCGTGTTTACGATATCATCACTTTTTTGTAGCTTTGCCCAGTCTGGGACAGAATTGATACTCTTTCGCATCTTCCAGGCCTTTGGTGCGGCATTTTTGTTTTCAAACAGTGCGGCAATACTTACTGACGCATTTGATGCCAAGGAAAGAGGAAGAGCGCTTGGTCTAAATCAGATCTCCATAGTTATTGGATCAGTCCTAGGACTATTACTAGGAGGGATTCTGACTGAGACACTTGGATGGCGGTCCATCTTTTGGGTAAATGTTCCCATAGGTACCTTTGCTGCAATATGGTCACATAAGAAGATGAGAGAACTCGGTACAATATCAGGTGGAAGTATAGATTGGTTAGGCAATCTCGTCCTTGTTGCAGGACTTCTTTTGATAATGCTTGGCATCACTACAGGATCGCTCCAGATGATTCCTTCTTTGCTAGAAGTGGTGTTTGTAGTGACCGGGATAGGAGTGCTCGGAGTATTTGCATATGTAGAATCAAAGGTACGGCAGCCCATGTTTGACATCTCACTTTTCAAAAACAAATTCTTCTCTGCTGGAAATTTTATGATCTTTCTCAATGCCCTTGCAAGAGGTGCGCTTGTGTTGATAATGACATTCTACCTACAGGGACCTTCAATGAGGCTCGGGCCTTTTGCTGCAGGTATCTATCTCATACCAGTCTCTTTTACAATTGCAACCTTTGGGCCCATCTCAGGATGGCTCTCCGACAAGTACGGTTCAAGGATCCTTACCATTCTGGGCCTATCAATATCCACTGTTGGATTTCTTGTCATGACCCGCATTTCCCCTGTGACAGACTTTGAGGGACTGGTGCTTCCCTTGGCACTAGTTGGTGCAGGCTTTGGCATCTTTGCATCACCCAACAGGGCATCAATCATGGGTTCAGTGCCACCTCAGAGAAGAGGTGTTGCGGCAGGGATGAGTACCACTCTTGTAACACTGGGAAACGTAATGAGCCTTGGAATATCATTTGCAATACTTGCACATGCCATTCCACCGCAAGATCTCGAATCAGTTTTCCTTGGCTCTACGGTGCACAATTCTTCTGCAGTTGTAATTACGAATTTTATAAACTCAATCCATGTGATATTTTACATTTCAACATTTGCTCTTGTGGCATCAATAATTCCAGCCATAATTCTCAGGCGAGAAGAAGAGCATGTCATATACTAGAGTAGTAAGATATGTGAAAATATTCTGAAAAATAGATGATTATTATATGCAACTTTACTAGAGTTGGTAGTGCAGATACCATTTGGGCTTTTAATTCTAATAGGACTCCTCTTAATAGGAGTCTATGTGGTAGGAGATTTTCTTTTACCAGATGTAATTTGCAAGATCATTCCACGTAGCAGCATAAGGCCACAACTTGGAGAATACAACTCAAACATACTAGGCGAAGTATGTTCTGGAATAAAATAAAATACAAAGTGATTTGTTAGATTATTTTCATGTAAGGTGTATACGTACCAGCATCACAACTGTCAAGATTCTCCAAGTTTTCCATTCTGAATTATTTTCAGTTCTTTCTGTGGCTGTCGTTGCCATTTTTTCCGTTATCATCATTGCCTGTATGATGTATCTCGATGTGGCCTTTTGTTACACCTGAATTTTGGTATACGATGTTGCCTGAGCTGTCAGTTACTGTGATTGAAAATGTGTCATGCGTTCCTCTCTTGTCGGGGTCTGTGACTGAAACAAGGAAAGTATCTGCAGCGTCGTGCTTGTCATGCCTATCATATGTCCCAGTTCCGACAAATGTTGACTGGGTACCTGTTGTGTCAACTGAGAGGAAGTTTATCTTGTTGCTCTCAAGGTCCAGCCTGACATACCTGTCATGGTATTCAAACGTGCCTTGGATAGAGTGGGCGTTGCTAAGGTCTGAGTAGATCTCAAAGCCAAAGTTTGTCCCTTTTCCGATATTTCCCCCGCCTGTTATCCTTCCATCTGTCGGGGCTGCAACTGTTGCCGGATCTGATATTATCCCTGCAGACAGGTTGGAATCACATGGTCCGTTATCTGTTATAGAAAACCTCATTGTATTTCCAAGAACTGTTACAGGTATTGGAACCCAAGTATTTCCTATGAGTTTAAAGTATTGGGACTGAGGGGCAAGTGGTACAGGAGATGTCACATCAACTGTTACAGATGTAGCAGGTGCAAATCCTGTAATATCCCAAGCGAAGAATCCTAGCGGATAATTGCCTGGAGGGGGCTGAGAGGGAAGGCTTGATTGCGATACGGATGTGAGGTTTGTGAATCCGCCGCTGCCTGATCTAAATGTTAACTGTCCGCCTCCTTGTGGTACCGGAATAGTGACAGTAGGAGCAGCATATGTTATTGATATTTGAGATATTGCAACAAGACCTGCAGAGTCTGTTGCGTTAACCTGTATTGTGTGAGGGCCTGGTGCGAGGTTTGATGTTGCAAACGACCACATTATGTTAGTACCAGGAGTAATTCCTGACACTGCTGATACTGTACCCGAGTCGACCTTCCATGATACATTAGATACCGATACAATGTCTGATGCAGTTCCCGATACTACAACTGTTGCGCTGCTTACTATCGCATTTTGTGCAGGAGATGTAATTGATATTGTTGGTGGTATCTTGTTTTGCACGTTGACATCAAACTCTCCAGTTGCCGTGTTGTCGTGCGAGTCTGTTGCAGTGCATGTAACAGTGGTGTTACCATATGCAAATGTGCTGCCAGACGGTGGGTTGCATACAGGAGTTACAGGGCCGTCTACCAAGTCAGTTGCGTTTGCCTTGTATGATACTATAGCCCCTGATGACCCTGTTGCCTGCGTTGTTATCTGGTCAGGTAGTTGAAGTGAAGGAGGAGTTGTATCTGTAATTATTACATGCTGGAATGCAGATGCAGTGTTTCCTGCAAGATCTGCTGCAGAGTACTGGATTATTGTTGTACCGACAGGATACTTTGCCGTTGCATTGCTTGTCACTGTGACAGGCCCGTCAACTGCATCAATTGCAGTGGCAGTTCCAAGGAAGGCGCGCGTAAGCGGACCTTTTGCTTCCTTTGTCACGTCAGTTGGCACCGTGATGACAGGTGGAGTCGTGTCAATTGGGATGTATATCAGGTGAGGCAGTTCGGCGTTTCCTGCCTTGTCAGTAGAGTTGAATGAAAGAGTATGGTTGGTGTCTCCTGTAACAATGACTGGCGAAGTGTATGCAGTTGGAGTACTACCGTCAAGGGAGTAGCTTGTTGACTTTACTCCAGAGCCGCCCGGGTTGTCTGATGCTGCAATCGTAGCAGTTACTTGCGACGTGTACCATCCGTTAGTTCCTGCAGTACCTGCAAGTGTTGCAGTTGTGGTTGGTGCGACGGTATCTGGTGCAATTACTGTGAGATGAGATGTTGCAGAGCTTGGCGAGTGCGCCGAGTCTCCTGCATATTGCGCTGTAATGACAACCGATTTTGCAGACAAGGGCGCGGTGTAGGATATGGTACAGCTGCTTGTAGTGCCAGAGCCTGAAAGTATGCATGTTGTAGAGTTGGCAAACTTGCCTCCTGCAGAGCCGTCGTTCCATGATATGGTTCCTTGTGGAGTTGTTGGAGTAGAAGATGTATCGGTAATTGTTGCGTTAAAGACAAGGATAGAGCCTGTAGAAGTGGATGAGGTGTTGGGAATTATCGCAGCTGTTGTTGCAAAGCATGACGCAAATGTGACAGGGTTTGAATATATCGAGCCGGTGTTGGTAAAGACTGCGCCACAGGAGTTGTTGATGGTACCATAATTGAACAGATTTCCAAGGCTGTTGATAAAGGTACCATGAAGATTATTGTTTATCACTCCGCCTTGGTTGTTTTGAAAGGTGGCAAAGATGTTGTCAACGGTGCCGTTGTTGTTAAGAAGACCTCCGTTGATGACGCCGCTGTAGCTGTTTGTGATGGTCCCGCCGTAGTTTGACACTGTCCCGTAATTGACAAGCTGGGCGTAGTTGGATATTATGATATTGTTATAGTTCGTAAGGGTCGAATACACATAGAAGTTGCGCGAGGCCTGGAAGTTGATTGTCCCATGGTTGACTATATTCCCATAGGCAGTAATGTCATTGTAGCTTGTAATGGTGACACCAGGATTTATTGTGAGTGTGACACCTTGATTTATCGTGATGCCTGAATAATGCGAGTCTACCACGCAGGAATAGGTAAGCACCGTGTCTGTGCTGATGTTGGGGCAGGGAGTTGGCACCTGTGCACTTGCATTTGGAAATCCTGTAAGTTCTTGTCCCTGTAGATGTGCAGATGTAAGATAGAATATTGACGGAATTGCCAAGATTACAAATAGAACTTCAAGTAATTTTGAGCGAGCATGACCTTTCATATCAGACCTGTGGTTTTTTCGAGAAGAATCTTCTATAAAAGCCTGATCTAGATCACGAGAAAAATAATTCAGACCCTGTCACATGCGTGATATTAGTCTGAGTCCATTAGGACCCTGTGAGACACATCTGATTTGAATTTGTGGATGCGAGTACCTAATGTCTTGAGTTAAAATTGAAACGGGCCCGGGGGGATCTCAAACAATAATGTCCTGTATTAAGATTCCTAGATCATATACACAAGACAAAGATTTATCTTTTTTCTTTTTCAAAGATTTAGAGTTTATTTTTTCTGAGTTATTTATAATGATGTCATTCAAGCGGGTTTTTGTCATCTGTAACTGATGTCCTATTTTTTCTTGCAACTAAGATAGAACCTGTAGTTGTCACAATGTTTGAAAGTATGATCACATATACTGCAATGCTGACAAATGTATTTGCAAGCGGAATGCCATCGTTTAGTGCGGCAATTGATAACGTGGCAGGAACAACTCCTTGTGCACAGATAATAAATATTGCAAGCTGATCCTTGCGTAGCTCCGATTTTATTGTAGATGCCTTTGTAGCAATGAATCTAAAGACAAGCAAGATTCCAATTACAAGCAACCCAAGCATGAGGTTTGATAAAATGGTAGATGGTGTAATCACAAACACAAGACCCAGAAATACAAAAAAGAATGTCTCCATGAGAAATGATATCTCGCCCTGGAACTTGTAAAACTGCTCGTTCATGTCTGCAAGGTCAAATTTTTGGCCAAGGCGGGACAAGATGATCTTGGAGCTGCCCAAAAATAAGCCAAAGATGAGCACTGCCACTAGTCCGCTTCCATGCAAGACCTCGGTTATGGCATATGTTGCAAACAATAGCCCAAGGGACAGGACGTATGTGTACTTGAAATTTCTGACATATTTTAGCACAAACATCCAGACAATGGACAAGCCAATTCCTACTGCAATGCCAATTGAAAAACTGGTCCCAATTGTAATCAGTGGTAATGCCCAGTTGCTTGTGCCAGTCTTGTACAGGCTCACAAAGGCCTCGTAAAACACAATT comes from Candidatus Nitrosotalea sinensis and encodes:
- a CDS encoding DUF1059 domain-containing protein, encoding MLKFKCKDVGFECNFVAKGKTEDEILSQCAIHATRDHGMKQEDITDELRGKIKANIHKSLF
- a CDS encoding cation:proton antiporter domain-containing protein, with protein sequence MINEIIVFSAAAGIIFLGFAGEIFFKKTGISYYLFLISVGIVLGPVFNVFPREPLIPVLGLFASFTLIMILFYSGMDMRIKEVIRGSPRTVVQVTIYVVSSIFLIGFSLHFILKWDLLQSLIFGSMVGGETASVVVIPLSRSLRLGQNTITFLTLESILNSIYSIVFYEAFVSLYKTGTSNWALPLITIGTSFSIGIAVGIGLSIVWMFVLKYVRNFKYTYVLSLGLLFATYAITEVLHGSGLVAVLIFGLFLGSSKIILSRLGQKFDLADMNEQFYKFQGEISFLMETFFFVFLGLVFVITPSTILSNLMLGLLVIGILLVFRFIATKASTIKSELRKDQLAIFIICAQGVVPATLSIAALNDGIPLANTFVSIAVYVIILSNIVTTTGSILVARKNRTSVTDDKNPLE
- a CDS encoding MFS transporter translates to MQYKWVALSNTTISILMASLDTNILLIGLPTVVSDLHSSLIETMWIVLSYGLVTTCVLLSFGRLADMFGRVKLYNMGLVVFTISSLFCSFAQSGTELILFRIFQAFGAAFLFSNSAAILTDAFDAKERGRALGLNQISIVIGSVLGLLLGGILTETLGWRSIFWVNVPIGTFAAIWSHKKMRELGTISGGSIDWLGNLVLVAGLLLIMLGITTGSLQMIPSLLEVVFVVTGIGVLGVFAYVESKVRQPMFDISLFKNKFFSAGNFMIFLNALARGALVLIMTFYLQGPSMRLGPFAAGIYLIPVSFTIATFGPISGWLSDKYGSRILTILGLSISTVGFLVMTRISPVTDFEGLVLPLALVGAGFGIFASPNRASIMGSVPPQRRGVAAGMSTTLVTLGNVMSLGISFAILAHAIPPQDLESVFLGSTVHNSSAVVITNFINSIHVIFYISTFALVASIIPAIILRREEEHVIY
- a CDS encoding OmpL47-type beta-barrel domain-containing protein: MKGHARSKLLEVLFVILAIPSIFYLTSAHLQGQELTGFPNASAQVPTPCPNISTDTVLTYSCVVDSHYSGITINQGVTLTINPGVTITSYNDITAYGNIVNHGTINFQASRNFYVYSTLTNYNNIIISNYAQLVNYGTVSNYGGTITNSYSGVINGGLLNNNGTVDNIFATFQNNQGGVINNNLHGTFINSLGNLFNYGTINNSCGAVFTNTGSIYSNPVTFASCFATTAAIIPNTSSTSTGSILVFNATITDTSSTPTTPQGTISWNDGSAGGKFANSTTCILSGSGTTSSCTISYTAPLSAKSVVITAQYAGDSAHSPSSATSHLTVIAPDTVAPTTTATLAGTAGTNGWYTSQVTATIAASDNPGGSGVKSTSYSLDGSTPTAYTSPVIVTGDTNHTLSFNSTDKAGNAELPHLIYIPIDTTPPVITVPTDVTKEAKGPLTRAFLGTATAIDAVDGPVTVTSNATAKYPVGTTIIQYSAADLAGNTASAFQHVIITDTTPPSLQLPDQITTQATGSSGAIVSYKANATDLVDGPVTPVCNPPSGSTFAYGNTTVTCTATDSHDNTATGEFDVNVQNKIPPTISITSPAQNAIVSSATVVVSGTASDIVSVSNVSWKVDSGTVSAVSGITPGTNIMWSFATSNLAPGPHTIQVNATDSAGLVAISQISITYAAPTVTIPVPQGGGQLTFRSGSGGFTNLTSVSQSSLPSQPPPGNYPLGFFAWDITGFAPATSVTVDVTSPVPLAPQSQYFKLIGNTWVPIPVTVLGNTMRFSITDNGPCDSNLSAGIISDPATVAAPTDGRITGGGNIGKGTNFGFEIYSDLSNAHSIQGTFEYHDRYVRLDLESNKINFLSVDTTGTQSTFVGTGTYDRHDKHDAADTFLVSVTDPDKRGTHDTFSITVTDSSGNIVYQNSGVTKGHIEIHHTGNDDNGKNGNDSHRKN
- a CDS encoding YncE family protein; the encoded protein is MKTTHLVIVALFMFGTWPAFAFDVSQINVGANPWAISIDPNTNRIFVTNFGNDSVSVIDGNTNTVIKQITVNDSPTGIVVNPDSGLVYVSRLSSHAVTVIDERTFTITSNITVGTQPNGLGLNPVTGYIYVTNMGDRTVSVIDGKTNSVIDTIQVQLRPTAVSVNPSTNTLYVTNSGSGTVSVINTNTNTVSNTIPTGKGPTDVAINLYSNTVYVTDSPTSQIFLIDAKNNTVLSKIPVGSNPDGVSIDYSKNRIFVANSGNGTVSVIDGNTRMATDVIPVGKHPFAIATNPLTGMTYTANDTPGIVYVISDNENSTSSLQQQLDAAKSLAETKTLDKRQSDDIQNAIVLAEIGIPIGFGVSVSIFIFKTKK